The genomic region GAAACATGCTGGCCCCGATGCTCTCGCCCAGGGGGATGACCCTTTTGGCGACGCTCTCTCCGGCGTAGGCGAGGGCGATTTCGGCACCCTCGCGTCTGAAAGCCTCGGCTACCGCCCAGGCGATGCTTTTGTCGTTGGCAACGCCGAAAATCAGCGCCTTTTTCCCTTCAAGTAAACCCATGCGTCTTCTCTCCCGGCCTGTGTCGTCGCATTAGGAATGGTTACTCCGCGACCGACGTACAGCGGCACATAATAATGAAAAAAATTAGAGTTGGCAAGGACTATGGCGGGTTTGCGCCCTTGCCGGGAGGCGTTTGGCGGCGGCCGGACCGGGTTCGCGGTCACGCTTCTGTCCGGGGCTTGGGGCAATCGCCGCTTGCGCCGCAACCCCGCCCTGGGCCGCTGGCGCGGCCGGTCCACGGTGCGCTACGGCTCCGGGGTGGCTGGGGGATGCTGGTGGTGTTGCGGCTCTGTCGCTTCGACCCTACGGGAGAGTGCCAGGGTCTGCTCGATCGCCACGAGCCGCTTCTCCATCTCCTCCAGAAGGACCAGGGAGCGGTCCACTTTCCCCTTGATGCTGAGGACCAGGAAGGGGACCAGGAACCAGATCACCACCAGGAAAAACCCGAGGATGGACATCATCATCATGAAGCCGCCGAAGATTTCCATGTTCGCCCCTTTACGATGGGATGTTGCCGGTCTGTGCCTGCTCCAGTGCCCGGGCCAGCTGATCGGGACAGGAGGTGTCCCCCTGGCAGGCGATTCCCTTGAGCCTCTTGACCGCCTCGCTCACCTCCATGCCGCGTACCAGCGCGGCGACCGCCTGGGTGTTGCCGGCGCAGCCGTCCACGAACGTGGTCTCCACGATCACGCCGTTGTCGATCTCTATCTCGATGCGGGAGGCGCAGCTCCCTGAAGTCTGGTAGCTGATTTTCATCTGCGTGTAGAGCTCCTTTTTGAAATGTGATGCACCGGCGCCGGCGGCGTCTCTCGCCTCTGTCCAACTCCCTTAACTCGTCTATCCCCCCTCTCACTCTGGGAGAGGGCCGGGGTGAGGGTCGGGTTGAGGGGCGGAGGCGGCGTCGTCCGCGCCGCTGAAGTGGGCGGTATATCGCGAAGCGGGGAAAAAGTCAATCGGCGAGGGCCAGGGCACTGGCCATGGTGAGCCGCTCGGGACCTGGAAACTGCTGCAGGTACAGGGCGTTGATGGCGGCGAGCATGGTGTTGAGCCGCTCGAGGTCGATGATGGCGCTGCCGGGGATGCTGGAAAGGCCCTTGAAGTTCTCGGGGCAGAAGTCGATGCTTTTCTCCCCTTCGCGGGTAAGCATGAGCGGCAGGCCGTGGGTGCGGCAGATCACGGGGCGCGCCTCGTAGAGCAGGCAGAGCCCCTCGTGGAGCAGTGGGCAGCGGCCGGAGGGGGCGGTTGCGGCCAGTCGGCGGATGCGGTCGGCTTCCTCGGGGGGGCGGCTTTTCAGCGCCGCCCTGAGTGCCGCGGCCTCCACAGCGAATACAGAGAGGTGCCGGCAGCAGGCGTCGCATCCGGCGCGGCAGGAGATGTCCCCTGCGAACTGCTGCACCGTCCGGGCGCAGAGTTCGTCGATGCGCTCCAAAAGGGCGCGGTAGTTTTCCAGTCCCGGCATGCTAGCTGTTCTCGCGCAGGCTCTTGCTGAACTCTTCCATCAGCTGCTTGTTGAGGTAGAAGTAGGGCTTCTCTATGGTGCCGGCAAAGCCGAAGGTCCTGAAATTTATCATCACCGGGTCGTCGGTGCGGCCGCTCGACACGTACCCCTTGGCGTCAGGGTCGATTTCCAAAAGGCGCTTCATCGCCTCCTGCCCACCCATCCCCCCGGGTATGTTCAGATCCAGTATCACCGCTGCGAAGCACCGCCCCGCCTGGTGCCGCTCCCGGTACAGCTCGACGGCCTCGCTCCCGTCGATGGCGAACTCGACCTCAAAGCCGTACCTCTTCAGGGTCTCGCCCGCGACGAAACGGACCATTTCGTCGTCGTCCATGACCAGAACCTTTGCAACTACCTGACCATTGTCGTTTTGCATTGGAAGCTTCCCTAGTTACACGGTTGTTAAGCTGCGGCTGACGTGATATTAATCTATAGCCGGTATGTTTGCAGCTGGCAAGTCACTTTTTCATGTGAGTGCCAATTCATCCTGAGGAGAATCTGAACATGGCGAAGGTAAAGTCGCCGGTCACCGCCGCCGTGCGCGTGCT from Citrifermentans bremense harbors:
- a CDS encoding TIGR03905 family TSCPD domain-containing protein, translating into MKISYQTSGSCASRIEIEIDNGVIVETTFVDGCAGNTQAVAALVRGMEVSEAVKRLKGIACQGDTSCPDQLARALEQAQTGNIPS
- a CDS encoding YkgJ family cysteine cluster protein, which gives rise to MPGLENYRALLERIDELCARTVQQFAGDISCRAGCDACCRHLSVFAVEAAALRAALKSRPPEEADRIRRLAATAPSGRCPLLHEGLCLLYEARPVICRTHGLPLMLTREGEKSIDFCPENFKGLSSIPGSAIIDLERLNTMLAAINALYLQQFPGPERLTMASALALAD
- a CDS encoding response regulator, producing MQNDNGQVVAKVLVMDDDEMVRFVAGETLKRYGFEVEFAIDGSEAVELYRERHQAGRCFAAVILDLNIPGGMGGQEAMKRLLEIDPDAKGYVSSGRTDDPVMINFRTFGFAGTIEKPYFYLNKQLMEEFSKSLRENS